In the Rhododendron vialii isolate Sample 1 chromosome 2a, ASM3025357v1 genome, TTCACTCTATACTTGTTTGTCTAGTTTGTGAGATAACACATTTCGACATCTCTCCCACCAATTGCTTAAGCATTTTATGCATAAGCTGAAGGAGCTTAAGCTTTTGGCTTGGATCAAAGTTTCTGTAtggctggaaaaaaaaaattggaacttTCATCCTGCGTTTGAATACTACAGGTTTTGAGAGGCAGTTGTAATATGGTTTTGTGCGTAATTTTCGCAAAGTTGGTTTTGAAATGTCATGTCGATAGGATTTGAAATGTCATGTCGATAGGATTTGCGACGTTTGCTAATACATGTGCTTTACCCTGTTGACACAAGCTTTTGCTATGAATTTCATGCAGTATGGACCCAGTGCTACCACCCTACCCAATACAAGAGAAGAGGAGGTTATGTAACGTGGCCAAGTCCTTCACTATACGCGGCTTAATTGACCcgtgattgattttttttttttttttttgagtttgacaGGTCTAGGTTTGTATGCAGATTTCCCAAATCCATCGTTGCATTTGGAATCTCAATCTGCTTACCTATCAGATTGAGGGGATCATCATCCAGTCAACAAATGGATTGGTTAAAGTGATTGGTTGGAGATGGAACAAAAATGTCTTGCTTGCCAGCGACTAATGGCTGAAAAAGGTATGTgcacattgaaaaaaaaataccaagttCAATATCTCAGAGACTCAGACGCAATCTTGTCCAAATTCCTCAAATGCTTTACGAGTACGACAAATTGGCTCATAGCTGCTTCAATGGCATTTCTGTGATAGTTGTTCGTAGTCAGTTGATTCGGAGATAAACCTCTCACGTTGGGTTGTTCCTAGGAGCCCACTATATATAGGACTCACCGTTTGAGATTTTTGTGTCTAATCACGTAAAGAAGTTGTCTGCATGTATGTTGCGGTCCTTCAATCAAGGACAAATCGTGGACAGATTGGGATCGGTAACTTGAGGAATCCTAGGCTGAAGCTGTAAACATTTTTCGAGCTATCATTCTACATGTGATAGATGTGCTTCTTTGATGTTGTCAGAAAGTCACAAGGTCACAACTTAAACCCCGGCCCTATTTCGCAGTATTTTAAGTTGCCCTTGCCATTTTTTCTGATGATAACGAAAGAGCTGATAAATTATTTACCAGAGCTAGTTTTGCCATATGCATAAGCTTAAGCTTCAACCAATTGTGATCAGtggcgacaaatgttttcctCTTCTTATTTATTCATCCTCATCCTGATGTAAACAATAGCCGGCAAGAGCCCATGAGAGGTCTCTGAAGGAATCTGTTTTTTGTGTCTGTGCATGTAGACATCCTGCTTATACATGCTGTAGTAGTCCTTCCATCGAGGGACAACCGTTAACTAGTGAGCGACTCACGCTTAAGGATGGATAGTTAACATCTGTTTATAAGCCGTATTACATAGATAAAGTAAGAAGCCATAGAGTATAGACATTTTCAAGTCATCATTCTGTTTATGATAGATGCTTTTCTTTTATGTCATTAGGAAAAGCCGAAAAGGCATAAGATCGCAACTTACATCCCTACTCTATTGCTCAATATTTTCAGCTGCCTtcggcatttttttttcccaattgaaaaaatagtgacAACTATAGTACATGCCAGAGCTAGTTAGCTCATATGCATATATGCTTAAGCCTCAATCAAATTGAATCAGTGCCCACaaatgttcttcttcttcttcttcttcttcttcttcttcttctttgttcatCCTATTTCGGAAGTAAATAGCTCGCTTCCAGGAGTAACGTTGGTGGAACCCTCACCCATTACTGTGGTGAGTGTGATCTCTTTCTCAAGTATCCTGTCGAGCTCTGAAACAACCATTTCCATCTTCGGCCTCCTTTTTCCTGGAAAACCCATGCATTGCAGTGCCAGCCTGATAAAATCTTTCATCCCCTCCGCTGTGAAGCTTCCGACTAGCCGGCGGTCCACAAAATCATTTGAACTTAGATGTGTTTCAACCTGCATAATAAAgttcagaaaaaatgaaaattttgaaaaacctCATGCCCTGGCAAAAGTGAAGTGGCATGTTGCTTGAAAGGAAGCTAACTGTAACATCTCACTCTATGTTTCAAGAATCACTAATAAGATGATCACCGTGAACTTTGTAAAATGAATAGAGTTTTTACGTACCCATCGCAGTATACTTTCATTAGATCCAAAGGAGTCGATATGTGAAGCCTCTTGACCAGTTACAAGCTCCAAAAGGAGTACTCCAAAGCCGTAGACATCGTTTGTTTCAGTGAACATCCCTGGTTGTCCTATCCTAAAATATTAATGCATGATCATGTATTAGGTAAATTGTGGTTTCCACATTAGCGAGTAGCAATCGATTAAGATGATTTTTCGTTTACTCTGGATCCCGGAAAACATTGACATGTGACGTGCTAGATGGACCTGCATCTTCTATCCTTTGAAGTAGTTTGAAAACCCCTGCATCTGCCACTTTAGCTATGAAATTCTCATCGACCAAAACATTTGCTGTTTTGAAGTTACCGTGGACTATGGGAGGCCTCTGGCTATGTAAATGGCATAAACCTGCATTCATTAGTTCCATTCACTTTCTTTGGGTATCCAATTATACTATTGGCAGAACCCATAATCAGAGAGACGTTATATTTTGGTTACATCTCACTATCTCATTAATACCTTTAGCTGCCCCAAGACCTATTGATATCCGTTGCTTGAATTCCAGTTTTGTTGTTGACTCTAATCCGGTATCTGTCAAACAATGATGATTGTAATTTTCCAGGGCAAAAATGCATACTCCCATATTTACACATCCATTTTAGTACACGTAAAGCACGCTATTAGATGAACATACCATACAAATGATTGCACATGCTGCCATT is a window encoding:
- the LOC131317692 gene encoding leucine-rich repeat receptor protein kinase HPCA1-like, which codes for MSSSLAAIVGGVGGAIALAIVMGFGCYCFLKHSNSSNRNSESGSSDPSAVVELKRGGGTSSSTVPPIAGPHGTAVQFTVEELEQATKNFQESNLIGYGSFGLVYKGLLRDGNFVVIKRRTGAPSQEFIEEVTYLSRIWHRNLVTLLGFCQERGYQMLVFEHLPNGSMCNHLYDTGLESTTKLEFKQRISIGLGAAKGLCHLHSQRPPIVHGNFKTANVLVDENFIAKVADAGVFKLLQRIEDAGPSSTSHVNVFRDPEIGQPGMFTETNDVYGFGVLLLELVTGQEASHIDSFGSNESILRWVETHLSSNDFVDRRLVGSFTAEGMKDFIRLALQCMGFPGKRRPKMEMVVSELDRILEKEITLTTVMGEGSTNVTPGSELFTSEIG